A stretch of Ectothiorhodospiraceae bacterium BW-2 DNA encodes these proteins:
- a CDS encoding alpha-D-glucose phosphate-specific phosphoglucomutase, translating to MECTTVATRPFDDQRPGTSGLRKKVSRFQIPHYLENFVQAVFDTQPALKGATLVVGGDGRFYNRTAIQTILQLAIANGVAKVMVGRGGILSTPAASAVIRHYGAAGGLILSASHNPGGPDGDFGIKFNGANGGPATEAVTEAIYQRTLTLDHYRLAALSAVDLDQLASLTLGESTIEIFDPVADYANLMEQLFDFEAIRRWLAAGHRLCFDAMHAVTGPYAKEIFENRLQAPAGSVINGQPLEDFGSGHPDPNLVHAKELVEAMYGDNPPALGAASDGDGDRNMILGANCFVTPSDSLAILAANATLIPAYRGGIIGIARSMPTSSAADKVAKQMGLPLFETPTGWKFFGNLLDADKITFCGEESFGTSSDHVREKDGIWAVLAWLNIVAVRQQSVAEIVNEHWRQFGRVYYTRHDYEEIDSAIAKQIMTHIEAQLPLLSGRQLAGMEVDFANCYSYTDPVDHSVSQNQGLRIVFSNGARIVYRLSGTGTVGATLRIYIEKYETTPAKQQQETQAALSGLIKAATELAQLAKLTGRNGPTVIT from the coding sequence ATTGAATGCACAACAGTTGCCACTCGTCCTTTTGATGACCAAAGGCCCGGAACCTCTGGGCTGCGAAAGAAGGTCTCTCGGTTTCAAATACCTCACTACTTGGAGAATTTTGTTCAGGCCGTCTTCGATACTCAACCCGCCCTCAAGGGGGCGACGCTGGTGGTTGGCGGCGATGGCCGCTTCTATAATCGCACAGCGATTCAGACTATTTTGCAACTAGCCATCGCTAATGGGGTGGCTAAAGTGATGGTCGGTAGGGGGGGCATACTCTCGACCCCCGCCGCCTCGGCCGTTATTCGCCACTACGGCGCTGCGGGGGGGTTGATCCTCTCCGCTAGCCACAACCCCGGCGGCCCCGATGGCGATTTCGGTATTAAGTTCAATGGTGCCAATGGCGGCCCCGCCACCGAGGCGGTGACGGAGGCTATCTACCAGCGCACCCTAACGCTCGACCACTACCGGCTAGCCGCCCTCTCAGCGGTCGATTTAGACCAACTGGCCAGCCTGACCCTCGGTGAGAGCACGATTGAGATTTTCGATCCGGTCGCCGACTACGCTAACTTGATGGAGCAGCTATTCGACTTTGAGGCGATTCGCCGCTGGCTAGCCGCCGGACACCGCCTCTGCTTCGATGCGATGCATGCCGTGACCGGCCCTTATGCGAAGGAGATCTTTGAAAACCGTCTCCAAGCGCCCGCAGGCAGTGTGATCAATGGTCAGCCGCTAGAGGATTTTGGCTCAGGCCACCCCGATCCCAATCTGGTGCATGCTAAAGAGCTGGTCGAAGCGATGTATGGCGATAACCCTCCCGCTCTCGGTGCCGCCTCCGATGGCGATGGCGATCGCAATATGATACTGGGGGCTAACTGTTTTGTGACCCCCTCCGATAGCCTAGCGATTTTAGCGGCCAATGCGACGCTCATTCCCGCCTATCGCGGCGGCATTATCGGCATTGCCCGCTCTATGCCCACTAGCAGTGCCGCCGATAAAGTCGCTAAACAGATGGGGCTACCCCTCTTTGAGACGCCGACCGGTTGGAAATTTTTTGGCAATCTGCTCGATGCCGATAAGATCACCTTCTGTGGTGAGGAGAGCTTCGGTACTAGTTCTGACCATGTGCGGGAAAAAGATGGCATCTGGGCGGTATTGGCGTGGCTCAATATCGTCGCGGTGCGCCAGCAGTCGGTGGCTGAGATTGTCAATGAGCACTGGCGGCAGTTCGGTCGTGTTTACTATACCCGCCACGACTATGAGGAGATCGATAGCGCCATCGCAAAACAGATAATGACCCATATTGAGGCGCAGCTACCGCTATTAAGCGGTCGTCAACTGGCCGGCATGGAGGTCGATTTTGCCAACTGCTACAGCTACACCGATCCGGTCGATCACTCGGTGAGTCAAAATCAGGGGCTGCGTATCGTCTTTAGTAACGGTGCTCGTATTGTCTATCGCCTCTCCGGCACCGGCACCGTGGGAGCGACACTGCGGATCTATATCGAAAAGTATGAGACCACGCCCGCCAAACAGCAGCAGGAGACCCAAGCCGCGCTATCTGGGCTAATTAAGGCGGCGACCGAACTGGCGCAACTGGCCAAGCTAACCGGCCGTAATGGCCCAACGGTCATCACCTAA
- a CDS encoding BLUF domain-containing protein codes for MLYQIIYVSTASREMPTNQLADILQQAREKNSRLGISGILLYNRGTFIQVLEGERAVLSELLRTIEHDTRHYNLITIDEAEIEQRDFPEWSMGFGQISDSQLESLEGINDFMQTGELPATVHGAIRDILDDFR; via the coding sequence ATGCTATACCAAATTATCTATGTCAGTACCGCTAGCCGTGAGATGCCTACCAATCAGTTAGCTGATATTTTGCAACAGGCGCGTGAAAAGAATAGCCGCTTGGGTATTAGTGGCATTCTACTCTACAATCGTGGCACCTTTATTCAGGTGCTAGAGGGAGAGAGAGCGGTCTTGAGCGAACTGCTGCGCACCATTGAGCACGATACGCGGCACTACAATCTGATTACTATTGATGAGGCCGAGATCGAACAGCGCGACTTTCCCGAGTGGAGTATGGGCTTTGGTCAGATTAGCGACTCGCAACTGGAGAGTCTGGAGGGGATAAACGACTTTATGCAGACCGGCGAGCTGCCTGCTACCGTCCATGGTGCGATTCGCGATATTTTGGACGACTTTCGTTAA
- a CDS encoding peptidylprolyl isomerase gives MGEEITIDFRLTLTDGTLIDESGEEPLRFTLGDGSLLPAFEQRILPLPLNEPHTLLFTPEEAFGHHDPDNLHWLPLSSFSEPPLIETVMAFTLPDGQTVPATIVEIVSEQVRVDFNHPLAGQPLLLWLRVVDRESR, from the coding sequence ATGGGTGAAGAGATCACGATCGACTTTCGCCTTACCCTGACCGATGGCACCTTAATTGATGAGAGTGGTGAGGAGCCGCTACGCTTTACTCTCGGGGATGGCTCACTACTGCCCGCTTTCGAACAGCGCATTTTGCCACTACCGCTTAACGAACCCCATACGCTGCTATTTACCCCAGAGGAGGCGTTCGGCCACCACGACCCCGATAATCTCCACTGGCTGCCGCTGTCGAGCTTTTCTGAACCGCCGCTTATCGAAACGGTGATGGCCTTTACCCTCCCTGATGGCCAAACGGTGCCGGCAACGATTGTCGAGATCGTCTCAGAACAGGTGCGGGTCGATTTTAACCACCCCCTTGCCGGTCAGCCTCTGCTGTTGTGGCTGAGGGTAGTCGATAGAGAGTCTCGATAA
- the htpG gene encoding molecular chaperone HtpG, with amino-acid sequence MSVESQKETLGFETEVKQLLHLMIHSLYSNKEIFLRELISNASDACDKLRFEAISDDALYEGDNELKIRVEFDKEAHTITLTDNGIGMSRDEVIANLGTIARSGTRQFLEQLTGDQQKDAHLIGQFGVGFYSSFIVADRVTVMTRRAGLTAEHGVCWESSADGSYTIENIEKGARGTTIVLHLKEEGHEFADGWRLRSIIRKYSDHITLPIVMFKEELPSADEEKEADETVVPEEERVNKASALWTRAKNEISDEEYDEFYKHVSHDFEAPLARSHNRVEGKLEYTSLLYIPKRAPFDLWDRERRSGIKLYVKRVFIMDDAEHLMPNYLRFVRGVIDSSDLPLNISREILQHNRAIESMKSGSVKKVLGLLESMAKEEPDNYKTFWTEFGKVMKEGPGEDYGNKEQIGKLLRFASTHNDTDEQTISLDDYISRMKEGQEPIYYITADSFAAAKNSPHLEIFRKKGIEVLLMYDRVDEWLSTSLTEYSGKQLKSVTKGELDLGKLDGEEEKKEQERVAKEAEPLIKRISESLGERVKEVRVTHRLTSSPACLVTEEHEMSANLERILKQVGQEAPSIKPIMEVNPEHPLVKRLDKEQGERFSDLALILFDQALLSEGGQLDDPALFVSKLNQMLLEMSA; translated from the coding sequence ATGAGCGTTGAGTCCCAAAAAGAGACTTTAGGTTTTGAAACTGAGGTCAAACAACTACTTCACCTGATGATCCATTCGCTCTACTCCAACAAGGAGATATTTTTACGCGAGCTTATCTCCAACGCCTCAGATGCCTGTGACAAGCTGCGGTTTGAGGCGATCTCCGATGATGCTCTCTACGAGGGCGATAATGAACTGAAAATTCGGGTCGAATTTGATAAAGAGGCGCATACCATCACCCTCACCGATAACGGCATCGGCATGAGTCGCGACGAGGTGATCGCCAACCTTGGCACCATCGCCCGTTCCGGTACGCGCCAATTTCTGGAGCAGCTCACCGGCGATCAGCAGAAAGATGCCCACCTAATTGGCCAGTTTGGGGTTGGTTTCTACTCCAGCTTTATTGTGGCGGATAGAGTGACCGTCATGACCCGCCGAGCCGGTTTAACCGCCGAGCATGGCGTCTGCTGGGAGTCGAGTGCCGATGGCAGCTATACCATTGAGAATATCGAAAAGGGGGCACGCGGTACCACGATTGTGTTGCACCTGAAAGAGGAGGGGCACGAATTTGCCGATGGCTGGCGACTACGATCCATTATTCGTAAATACTCCGATCACATTACCCTGCCGATTGTGATGTTCAAAGAGGAGCTCCCCTCAGCCGATGAAGAGAAGGAGGCCGATGAGACCGTGGTGCCAGAGGAGGAGCGGGTCAACAAGGCCTCAGCACTCTGGACTCGTGCTAAAAACGAGATTAGTGACGAGGAGTATGACGAGTTCTACAAACATGTCTCCCACGACTTTGAAGCGCCACTCGCCCGCAGCCACAATAGGGTTGAGGGTAAACTCGAATATACCAGCCTGCTCTATATCCCTAAGCGGGCACCGTTCGATCTCTGGGATAGAGAGCGGCGCAGCGGCATTAAGCTCTATGTCAAGCGCGTCTTTATCATGGATGATGCTGAGCACCTCATGCCCAACTATCTACGCTTTGTACGCGGAGTGATCGACTCTAGCGATCTGCCGCTCAATATCTCGCGTGAGATTTTGCAGCACAACCGTGCGATTGAGTCGATGAAATCGGGTTCGGTGAAAAAGGTACTAGGGCTGTTAGAGAGTATGGCCAAAGAGGAGCCCGATAACTACAAAACCTTCTGGACAGAGTTTGGCAAGGTAATGAAGGAGGGGCCGGGCGAGGATTATGGCAATAAGGAGCAGATTGGCAAACTACTGCGCTTTGCCTCAACCCACAACGATACCGATGAGCAGACTATCTCCCTTGATGACTATATTAGCCGCATGAAAGAGGGCCAAGAGCCTATCTACTACATTACTGCCGATAGCTTTGCCGCCGCCAAAAACTCGCCCCATCTGGAGATATTCCGCAAAAAGGGGATTGAAGTGCTGCTAATGTATGATCGCGTCGATGAGTGGCTCTCCACCTCGCTGACCGAGTATAGCGGCAAGCAGCTTAAATCGGTCACTAAAGGGGAGCTCGATCTGGGCAAGCTCGATGGTGAGGAGGAGAAAAAGGAGCAGGAGCGGGTCGCTAAAGAGGCCGAACCGCTAATTAAACGGATATCAGAGAGCTTAGGTGAGCGGGTAAAAGAGGTGCGGGTGACCCATCGTCTGACCAGCTCCCCCGCCTGTCTGGTGACCGAAGAGCACGAAATGAGTGCCAACCTAGAGCGCATTCTCAAGCAGGTAGGGCAGGAGGCCCCCTCAATTAAGCCGATTATGGAGGTTAACCCAGAGCATCCGTTAGTGAAACGGCTCGATAAGGAGCAGGGGGAGCGCTTTAGCGATTTAGCACTCATTCTGTTTGATCAGGCGTTACTCTCTGAAGGGGGGCAGCTTGATGATCCGGCGCTGTTTGTCTCTAAACTGAATCAGATGCTGCTGGAGATGTCGGCCTAA
- a CDS encoding IS3 family transposase yields MRLVEKECPSSVSIRAACDSLALSRAGYYRRQAPVVSPRASLPRPVAANALSEAERQAVLGLLNSERFYDQPPAEIYASLLDEGKYYCSISTMYRILRANQQTGERRAQKPAKSHAIPRLRATRPNEVWTWDITKLPTTEQGNFLNLYVVMDLYSRFIVAWMVSRKENSELSKLLISDAAARYRVALSGLTLHQDRGVPMTARGYLDLMAELGITCSHSRPRVSNDNPFSESQFKTLKQQPDYPQRLTGVDHARIWFSDYVDWYCFHHHHRGIAWFTPEQVFTGRYKEVSEQREQALKQAYQQHPKRFIHGEPKVKQPPTEVWINPALPEEGVGSLEVNYPTLNRAKER; encoded by the coding sequence ATGAGATTAGTTGAAAAAGAGTGCCCCAGTTCGGTGAGCATAAGAGCCGCTTGCGATAGCCTAGCGCTCTCGCGTGCAGGCTACTACCGCCGACAGGCTCCGGTTGTCTCCCCCCGAGCGAGCCTTCCAAGACCCGTCGCAGCCAATGCGCTGAGTGAGGCAGAGAGGCAAGCCGTTCTGGGGCTTTTGAACAGCGAACGATTCTATGACCAACCTCCGGCAGAGATCTATGCTAGCCTGCTGGATGAAGGGAAATATTACTGTTCAATCAGTACGATGTATCGGATCCTTCGTGCTAATCAACAGACGGGAGAGCGGCGAGCTCAAAAACCGGCCAAATCACACGCTATCCCCCGATTACGGGCGACCCGCCCGAATGAGGTTTGGACATGGGATATCACTAAGCTTCCCACCACAGAGCAGGGTAACTTCTTGAATCTCTATGTGGTGATGGATCTCTACAGCCGTTTTATTGTGGCTTGGATGGTCTCAAGGAAGGAGAATAGTGAGCTCTCCAAGCTGTTAATCAGTGACGCAGCGGCTCGCTATCGGGTCGCGCTCAGTGGCTTAACACTGCATCAGGATAGAGGTGTGCCGATGACCGCCAGAGGCTATCTCGACTTGATGGCCGAACTGGGGATCACCTGCTCCCACAGCCGTCCACGAGTCAGTAACGACAATCCGTTTAGCGAGAGTCAATTTAAAACACTCAAGCAACAACCCGATTATCCTCAACGATTGACAGGAGTTGACCATGCCAGAATATGGTTTAGTGACTATGTTGACTGGTACTGTTTCCACCACCACCATCGAGGGATTGCGTGGTTCACTCCAGAGCAGGTATTTACCGGTCGTTACAAGGAGGTTAGCGAGCAGCGTGAACAGGCGCTGAAGCAGGCCTATCAGCAGCATCCGAAACGCTTTATTCATGGTGAGCCCAAGGTTAAGCAACCCCCTACTGAGGTATGGATTAACCCCGCTCTACCGGAGGAGGGGGTGGGGTCGCTGGAGGTCAACTATCCAACCCTGAATAGAGCGAAGGAGAGATGA
- the plsY gene encoding glycerol-3-phosphate 1-O-acyltransferase: MVELSAIVLLLPLAAYLIGSLSAAIIVCRLMGLPDPRTQGSHNPGATNVLRIGGKKAAAVTLLGDMVKGVIPVGVGLALGLSDPQLAAVGLAALLGHLWPLFFGFRGGKGVATAFGVILVLAWPVALAALLTWLVVAKLFRISSLAALIAALLTPLYGWWFEQPAIIWQLFVVISLLLLLRHRQNIRNLLSGQEGALGR, translated from the coding sequence GTGGTCGAACTCTCAGCAATTGTGCTGCTGCTGCCGCTAGCGGCCTATTTAATCGGCTCACTATCGGCGGCGATTATCGTCTGTCGGCTCATGGGTCTGCCCGATCCGCGTACCCAAGGCTCTCACAATCCGGGGGCGACCAATGTGCTGCGCATTGGCGGTAAAAAGGCGGCGGCGGTGACACTATTAGGCGATATGGTGAAAGGGGTGATTCCGGTCGGAGTGGGGCTGGCGCTCGGTCTCTCTGATCCCCAGCTCGCCGCCGTCGGCCTAGCCGCCCTGCTCGGCCATCTGTGGCCGCTCTTTTTCGGTTTTCGGGGCGGTAAAGGGGTAGCAACCGCGTTTGGGGTGATCCTAGTGCTCGCCTGGCCGGTGGCACTCGCTGCGCTGTTGACTTGGTTGGTAGTCGCGAAGCTGTTTCGTATCTCCTCTTTAGCGGCGCTCATTGCCGCCCTGCTAACCCCCCTCTACGGCTGGTGGTTCGAACAGCCGGCCATCATCTGGCAGCTCTTTGTCGTGATCTCTCTACTACTACTACTGCGCCACCGGCAAAATATTCGTAACCTCCTCTCTGGACAGGAGGGGGCATTGGGTCGATAA
- a CDS encoding response regulator, producing MLVVTEHEQLRSLLKQTLSRLGIQGTQLAADGEEAKNLLAKHPFDLVVIDFYLPKLSGIELLRYLREESESVQAKVLIMTSEGSRKLLNEMVKLGVNGFLVKPFTAKMFAQKIAQVVRMEGLTKGELLAPAAAVAEERAPSLAKSEKPTILLVDDAASNIKLIGNILKEEFNIRATNEGSKVLRVVATPPTPDLILLDVMMPNMSGFELCKRLKANEEWAAIPVIFLTSRTSSADIAQGLEIGAADYIPKPVSPVVLKARVRNQLRISRAHEDRREQLDMLLENARLKGDMAYVTEANPNPLLKDALRALIDLTPDSAVGIVEQSIFQLVDMTLRTIDLYKLEQGKIPLQRERIDLKRVVQHTLRFVERQFESKALRFEFKVADGSDYTMSCDRQLLYGMIMNLLRNAAQAAPDSTRVSLQLQGTEQQLELKIDNQGAIPAALHKRLFERSQGGRTESHPKLGCYLIRQIATLLRGEVQFEIRDAIATTFTLSLPRH from the coding sequence ATGCTAGTGGTTACTGAGCATGAGCAGCTACGAAGTCTGCTAAAACAGACATTAAGCCGTCTTGGGATACAGGGGACTCAGCTAGCGGCAGATGGCGAGGAGGCGAAGAACCTACTAGCCAAACATCCGTTCGATCTAGTCGTGATCGACTTCTACCTACCAAAACTCTCCGGTATCGAGCTGCTGCGCTACCTGCGTGAGGAGTCGGAGTCGGTGCAGGCGAAAGTGCTGATTATGACCTCAGAAGGGAGTCGTAAGCTCTTAAACGAGATGGTTAAACTAGGCGTGAACGGCTTTTTGGTCAAACCTTTTACCGCCAAAATGTTTGCCCAAAAAATAGCGCAAGTGGTGCGAATGGAGGGGCTGACTAAGGGGGAACTACTCGCACCCGCTGCTGCCGTGGCGGAGGAGAGAGCGCCCTCTCTCGCTAAGAGTGAGAAGCCGACGATTCTGCTAGTCGATGACGCTGCGAGCAACATTAAGCTCATCGGCAATATCCTCAAAGAGGAGTTTAATATTCGTGCTACGAATGAGGGGAGTAAGGTGCTAAGAGTTGTCGCCACCCCACCCACTCCCGATCTCATTCTACTTGATGTCATGATGCCCAATATGAGCGGTTTTGAACTTTGCAAACGGCTCAAGGCGAATGAGGAGTGGGCCGCCATTCCGGTAATCTTTCTTACCAGCCGCACCTCCTCCGCCGACATAGCCCAAGGGCTAGAGATAGGTGCTGCCGACTATATTCCCAAACCGGTGAGTCCGGTGGTGCTTAAAGCGCGGGTGCGCAACCAGCTGCGTATTAGTCGCGCCCACGAAGATAGACGCGAACAGCTCGATATGCTGTTAGAGAACGCCCGCCTAAAGGGGGATATGGCCTATGTGACCGAGGCGAACCCCAATCCGCTGTTAAAAGATGCCCTGCGGGCGCTCATCGACCTAACCCCCGACTCGGCGGTAGGGATTGTGGAGCAGTCGATCTTTCAACTGGTTGATATGACCCTAAGGACGATAGATCTCTATAAACTTGAACAGGGTAAAATTCCGTTACAGCGAGAGAGAATCGACTTAAAACGGGTAGTACAGCATACGCTGCGCTTTGTAGAGCGGCAGTTTGAGTCCAAAGCGTTGCGGTTTGAGTTTAAAGTTGCCGACGGTAGCGACTACACTATGAGCTGTGATCGACAGCTACTCTACGGCATGATAATGAACCTCCTGCGCAATGCCGCTCAGGCCGCCCCAGACTCAACTCGAGTCTCGTTACAGCTACAAGGAACAGAGCAGCAGCTAGAACTTAAGATAGACAACCAAGGCGCGATTCCGGCAGCGCTGCATAAGCGGCTATTTGAGCGATCGCAGGGGGGGAGAACTGAGTCGCACCCAAAGCTTGGCTGCTATCTGATTCGGCAGATTGCGACCCTATTGAGAGGCGAGGTACAGTTTGAGATTCGCGATGCGATCGCGACAACCTTTACCCTCTCCCTGCCTCGCCACTAA
- a CDS encoding PAS domain-containing protein: MLYRESRPPSHRRVTLEELKPFLRRPLNSLRGRLLLTLIALTSSILLFFWWVWFPFNHLELLHDFQQLSQTQFEQVLAQRKWFWLLQLVFMMALVSLVLMLFLRKLVTYPLMALYQAFEKLELGDYNAPLPGITIGHLGRVVVGFKHLRQVLQQQDRELSEAYHFNQAVLNSSPEGIVVFDQQGRLLSCNQEAQRLFATEEQSWSAPLKIDSCIELNVAQLWQELTSLSQGNYLLKSANGVAYGRDEPFPVELRLSPMLLHGEQLCVAVVRDLSIEKSFHNSTDELVKLLSDMALREKELRQRAEEATRVKSEFLANMSHEIRTPMNAILGMSRLALQGELSSRQRHYIETVNSSAELLLGIINDILDFSKIEAGKLELHPQPFTLEELLDSLASITRIRAQEKQLELLFDTQRELPQRLLGDSMRLGQILINLVGNAIKFTEQGSVVVKTSRYPGLEQSERDIGLLFEVIDSGIGLTEAQIGQSVSGLLPRR; the protein is encoded by the coding sequence ATGCTTTACCGTGAGAGTCGGCCCCCCTCTCATCGTCGGGTAACTTTAGAGGAGTTAAAACCGTTTTTACGACGCCCGCTGAACTCCTTGCGGGGGCGACTGCTGCTAACACTAATCGCGCTTACTAGCTCCATTTTGCTCTTTTTTTGGTGGGTCTGGTTTCCCTTTAACCATCTTGAGCTGCTGCACGATTTTCAACAGCTCTCTCAAACGCAGTTTGAGCAGGTACTAGCGCAGCGCAAATGGTTCTGGCTGCTCCAGTTAGTCTTTATGATGGCTCTGGTCTCGCTGGTGCTGATGCTTTTTTTGCGCAAATTAGTGACTTACCCACTGATGGCGCTCTACCAAGCGTTCGAAAAGTTAGAGTTAGGCGACTACAATGCACCACTGCCCGGTATCACCATCGGTCACCTAGGTCGAGTCGTGGTCGGATTTAAGCATCTACGCCAAGTGCTACAGCAGCAAGATAGAGAGCTAAGTGAGGCGTACCACTTTAATCAGGCGGTATTAAACTCCAGCCCAGAAGGGATTGTGGTCTTTGATCAGCAGGGTCGGCTATTAAGCTGTAATCAGGAAGCGCAGCGACTCTTTGCTACCGAAGAGCAGAGTTGGTCAGCGCCGCTAAAGATCGATAGCTGTATCGAGCTGAATGTTGCGCAGCTATGGCAAGAGCTCACCTCTCTGAGCCAAGGGAACTATCTGCTCAAAAGTGCCAATGGTGTTGCGTATGGTCGTGATGAGCCCTTTCCGGTTGAGCTACGCCTCTCGCCGATGCTACTGCATGGTGAGCAGCTCTGTGTCGCCGTGGTTCGTGATCTGAGCATTGAGAAGAGTTTTCATAACTCAACCGACGAGCTAGTCAAACTGTTAAGCGATATGGCGCTGCGGGAGAAGGAGTTACGGCAGCGAGCCGAGGAGGCTACCCGAGTTAAAAGCGAATTTTTGGCCAATATGAGCCACGAGATCCGTACCCCCATGAATGCCATCTTAGGCATGAGCCGACTGGCGCTACAGGGGGAGCTTTCGAGCCGACAGCGCCACTATATCGAGACGGTCAACAGCTCAGCAGAGCTGCTACTGGGAATTATTAACGATATTCTCGACTTCTCTAAAATCGAAGCGGGCAAGCTAGAACTCCATCCGCAGCCCTTTACACTCGAAGAGCTGCTCGATAGTCTCGCCTCCATTACCCGAATTCGGGCGCAGGAGAAGCAGCTAGAGCTACTGTTTGATACCCAACGAGAGCTGCCGCAGCGACTGCTAGGTGACTCGATGCGTTTAGGGCAGATATTGATCAACCTAGTCGGTAATGCGATTAAATTTACCGAGCAGGGGAGTGTGGTGGTAAAGACTAGCCGCTACCCCGGGTTAGAGCAGAGTGAGCGCGATATTGGACTGCTGTTTGAGGTGATCGATAGCGGTATCGGCCTGACCGAAGCACAGATTGGCCAATCTGTTTCAGGCCTTCTCCCAAGGCGATAG
- the minE gene encoding cell division topological specificity factor MinE, translating into MPLPIFEAIFGSKQPPTSTARVAKERLQMVIAVERSSRHLDFMPQLKQEIIDVIKKYVKFDNDNDVQINMGRKENYEVLEVNVTLPDDPPAR; encoded by the coding sequence ATGCCGTTACCAATATTTGAAGCTATATTTGGCTCCAAGCAGCCGCCGACGAGTACCGCTAGAGTCGCTAAAGAGCGGCTGCAGATGGTGATTGCTGTAGAGCGAAGCTCGCGACATCTCGACTTTATGCCGCAGCTTAAACAAGAGATCATTGATGTTATCAAAAAGTATGTCAAATTTGATAACGACAATGATGTGCAGATTAATATGGGCCGTAAAGAGAACTATGAAGTACTGGAGGTCAATGTGACTCTGCCCGATGATCCTCCAGCTCGTTAG
- a CDS encoding lipoprotein signal peptidase, translating to MMLKYLLLTLLVLILDQWTKQLATAHLLYATPVEVIPSLLNWTLLHNTGAAFSFLSDAGGWQRWLFATLAIAISAIMLLWLSRLKSHQHWLAIALALILGGAIGNLWDRLALGYVVDFIDIYYQQWHWPAFNIADSAISLGAVMLIIDTFRQQDDKSDEGGQ from the coding sequence ATGATGCTAAAATATCTACTACTAACCCTACTGGTGCTGATTTTAGATCAGTGGACTAAGCAGCTCGCCACCGCCCACCTCCTCTACGCCACGCCGGTGGAGGTGATTCCGTCGCTGCTCAACTGGACGCTACTGCACAACACCGGCGCCGCCTTTAGCTTTTTGAGCGATGCCGGTGGCTGGCAGCGCTGGCTCTTTGCCACCTTAGCGATTGCAATCTCGGCCATTATGCTACTCTGGCTTAGTCGGCTAAAGTCGCACCAGCACTGGTTGGCCATCGCCTTAGCGCTTATTTTGGGTGGGGCTATCGGTAACTTGTGGGATAGACTCGCTCTGGGCTATGTGGTCGATTTTATCGATATCTACTATCAGCAGTGGCACTGGCCGGCGTTTAATATCGCTGACTCGGCGATTAGCCTCGGTGCGGTGATGCTAATTATTGACACTTTCCGGCAGCAGGATGATAAGAGCGATGAGGGGGGGCAGTGA
- a CDS encoding response regulator: MANLFQAFSQGDSSVSRHYGGTGLGLTISKRLCEMMGGTIGVNSRYGEGSNFYFTIRAERMVEEKRSVVAPGLQGRRLLVVDDNIVVRNILLNLLQSYDCEVTAVDSGTEALRHLADGGRFDAMIIDWRMEPIDGLETVRLMRQRLREGQQPQVILLSAHNEAELTEATADLELQAVLTKPVLPNLLYDTLIELLFHSQRSTKPHPKLASAQAVAPTFGGAHLLLVEDNATNRELAHTLLQQLGAEITIATNGAEAIAQLNQGEPFDGVLMDCQMPLMDAEAVK, from the coding sequence TTGGCCAATCTGTTTCAGGCCTTCTCCCAAGGCGATAGCTCGGTATCGCGCCACTATGGCGGCACGGGGCTAGGGTTGACCATTAGTAAGCGGCTGTGCGAGATGATGGGGGGCACCATCGGTGTCAACAGCCGTTATGGTGAGGGTTCAAACTTTTACTTTACCATTCGTGCCGAGCGCATGGTTGAAGAGAAGCGCTCGGTTGTCGCGCCGGGGTTACAGGGGCGGAGGTTGCTGGTTGTCGATGACAACATTGTCGTGCGCAATATTTTACTCAACCTGCTACAAAGCTACGACTGTGAGGTGACAGCGGTCGATTCAGGGACAGAGGCGCTGCGCCACCTAGCCGATGGGGGACGCTTTGATGCGATGATTATCGACTGGCGGATGGAGCCGATTGATGGCTTAGAGACGGTGCGCCTGATGCGGCAGCGGTTAAGAGAGGGTCAGCAGCCGCAGGTGATTCTACTCTCAGCCCACAATGAGGCGGAGCTTACCGAAGCGACTGCCGATCTCGAACTACAGGCGGTACTCACCAAACCGGTCCTCCCTAATCTGCTCTATGACACCCTGATCGAACTGCTGTTCCACTCCCAACGATCTACCAAACCGCACCCTAAATTGGCATCGGCACAGGCCGTCGCACCCACTTTTGGCGGAGCCCATCTGCTACTAGTCGAGGATAACGCCACCAATAGAGAGCTCGCGCACACCTTGCTACAACAGTTAGGCGCAGAGATAACGATAGCGACTAACGGGGCTGAAGCGATTGCACAGCTCAATCAAGGGGAGCCTTTTGATGGGGTATTGATGGATTGCCAAATGCCGCTCATGGATGCGGAAGCTGTCAAGTAA